A segment of the Candidatus Binataceae bacterium genome:
ACGCGGATCGCCGACGATTCGAGCGGCTTCACGGGCAGCGCGCCCGAGCCGACCTCCGCCTCCGACGCGACGACTTCGACTATGTACTCCGCGCCGAGCCGCTCGGCGACGATATCGCGCCCGCGCACCGCGGCTGATTTGATCGCGCCGGCCGTGCGGCTCAAGAGACGCAGCGTCGGAAGCTCGGCGGCGAGATCGTTCGAGCGCAGATAAAGCCGCAACGTTGCCGCGAGCGCGGCCAGCGTCATCTTGTCGCAGCGCAGCGCGCGCTTCAGCGGGTTGCGCTTGATTTTTTCGATCAGCTCGCGCTTGCCGACGATCAGGCCCGCCTGCGGACCGCCGAGCAGCTTGTCGCCCGAGAACGTGACGACGTCGGCGCCGGCCGCAATCCGCTCGGCGACGATCGGCTCCTTCGGCAAACCATATTCGCTGAGATCGACCAGCGCGCCCGAGCCGAGATCTTCCATGACCGGGATCCCGCGCTCGCGTCCGATCTCGACCAGCTCCGCCAGCTCGACCTCGCTGGTGAAGCCCACGATTCGATAGTTCGACGGATGCACCTTCAGGATGAGCCCGGTGTCGGGACCGATCGCGCTCGCGTAATCGCTGGGATGGGTGCGATTGGTGGTGCCGACTTCGCGCAGGCGCGCGCCGCTCTTGGTCATCACGTCGGGAATCCGAAACGCGCCGCCGATTTCGATCAGCTCGCCGCGCGACACGATAGCCTCGCGGCCTTCGGCGAGCGTGTTGAGCGCGAGCAGCACGGCGGCGGCATTGTTGTTGACGATCGTCGCCGCTTCGGCGCCGGTCAGCTCGAGCAGCTCGCGTTCCACGAGGTCGTCGCGATCGCCGCGCCCTCCATGTTCGAGGTCGAATTCCAGATTGACCGCCGAGCGCGCGGCCGCCGCGACCGCATCGATCGCCGATTCGGCCAGGAGCGCGCGGCCGAGATTCGTATGCAGCACTACGCCGGTCGCATTGACGAGCGGAATCAGCGCGGGCTCGTTGGCCGATGCTTCGTGCTCGACGGCCTGCGCGATGACTTCGAGCATTGCCTTGCGCTCCGCAGGTATATCGTGCCGTCCCGCGGTGATCGCCGCGCGCATCCCGTCCTGCGCGTGCCGCACCAGCATCTTGAGGTAGCGGCGATTGAAATGATCGAAGCCTGGCAGGCTCTCTACCGCGCGCAGGCATTCGTCGATGGGCGGAATCGCGCGCAGCACGGCGCCGCGCTCATCGCGCGCGGGCTCAGATCGTTTTTTCGATTGCGAAGACAACGCGGCTGATTATCGGAAAGCAACCGCCGCGTGCGCAAGCGCGATTTAGTCGGCCCGTTCGGGCTCGAAGCCGGCCCCCTCGATCAGTTCGCGGGTGCGCGTCCAGTCCCATCCCGGCGTCGTCAGGTAGCCGTTTACGAAAATCGAATTGACAGCGTTGAAGAGATCTCCCTGCCGATCGCCGAGGTTGAGCTCGCGCCCGCCCGCCGCGCGGACTTCGCTCTTCGGATTCAACAGCCGAAAGAGGCACGCCGCCTTGAGACATTTCTCGGGCGAGAGATTGCGCATGCCGGCGAGCGGCGTGCCTTTGATCGGCGCCAGGAAATTCACCGGCACCGAATCGATCTTCAGGCGCCGTGTCGAATAGGCGAGGTCTATAATATCGTCGTCGGTTTCGCCCATCCCGATGATCCCGCCCGAGCAGGTCGAGAGCCCCGCGTCGCGCACGTTTTCGATGGTGCGCACGCGATCGTCGTAGGTATGCGT
Coding sequences within it:
- the selA gene encoding L-seryl-tRNA(Sec) selenium transferase; this encodes MSSQSKKRSEPARDERGAVLRAIPPIDECLRAVESLPGFDHFNRRYLKMLVRHAQDGMRAAITAGRHDIPAERKAMLEVIAQAVEHEASANEPALIPLVNATGVVLHTNLGRALLAESAIDAVAAAARSAVNLEFDLEHGGRGDRDDLVERELLELTGAEAATIVNNNAAAVLLALNTLAEGREAIVSRGELIEIGGAFRIPDVMTKSGARLREVGTTNRTHPSDYASAIGPDTGLILKVHPSNYRIVGFTSEVELAELVEIGRERGIPVMEDLGSGALVDLSEYGLPKEPIVAERIAAGADVVTFSGDKLLGGPQAGLIVGKRELIEKIKRNPLKRALRCDKMTLAALAATLRLYLRSNDLAAELPTLRLLSRTAGAIKSAAVRGRDIVAERLGAEYIVEVVASEAEVGSGALPVKPLESSAIRVTHPKKSPEQIAAMFRRARVIGRITGDAFHLDMRTVEDPAALAVTF